A window of the Dyadobacter pollutisoli genome harbors these coding sequences:
- a CDS encoding phosphatidate cytidylyltransferase — protein sequence MKKRLNNLNNLQQRTITGLAGVFVIISCILYSDWTFLLLFCAISSLTQLEFYKLLGLDGNQPLTYYGTFCGTVMMLLAYLIEQEIVAFENYFIISPLLSMIFFIKLYKKNDLKPFTNIGFTFLGIIYVALPFALIIVMAMRGGKYNYEIVLGSLLLLWASDIGGYFAGTKFGKRKLFERISPKKSWEGAMGSAVFAAVIAFALGYYFRTFEPWKWYCIGAIIVVVGTYGDLVESLFKRSIAIKDSGSSIPGHGGFLDRFDGLLLSAPFIVTFLKLFS from the coding sequence ATGAAGAAGCGCTTAAACAATCTGAATAACCTACAGCAACGGACTATCACCGGGCTTGCCGGAGTATTCGTCATCATTAGTTGTATCCTTTACAGTGACTGGACATTTCTACTGCTTTTCTGCGCGATCAGCTCGCTGACCCAATTGGAGTTTTATAAATTGCTCGGATTGGACGGAAACCAGCCTTTAACATATTATGGTACCTTTTGTGGCACAGTAATGATGTTACTTGCGTATCTGATAGAACAAGAGATCGTGGCATTCGAAAACTATTTCATTATCAGTCCTTTGCTGTCCATGATCTTCTTCATCAAGCTGTATAAGAAGAATGATCTGAAGCCTTTTACCAATATCGGGTTTACTTTTTTGGGGATTATCTACGTGGCCTTACCATTTGCATTGATCATCGTAATGGCGATGCGTGGCGGGAAATATAATTATGAAATCGTCCTCGGAAGTCTTTTATTACTGTGGGCTTCGGACATCGGCGGTTACTTTGCCGGGACAAAATTTGGCAAAAGGAAGCTGTTTGAACGCATTTCACCAAAGAAATCCTGGGAGGGAGCGATGGGTAGCGCGGTTTTTGCAGCAGTCATTGCGTTTGCCCTGGGGTATTATTTCCGTACCTTCGAACCGTGGAAATGGTATTGCATCGGAGCGATCATTGTGGTGGTAGGAACTTATGGCGACCTCGTTGAATCTTTATTTAAACGCAGTATTGCCATAAAAGACTCTGGAAGCAGCATCCCTGGCCACGGTGGTTTTTTGGACCGTTTTGATGGGTTGCTACTGTCGGCGCCATTTATAGTTACGTTTTTAAAGTTATTTTCCTGA
- a CDS encoding CPBP family intramembrane glutamic endopeptidase: MQNSNPNLVDSRVPGTWGSLLVLIGFVLIGMAVGNILAVMILAIFTSSDADSVSGMLNLLISDPDKVPNGWYALMILQGTVHFFSYLLPSLLYWFYIERSNISHFSSDQKQPLRVWIEAIFLVLIFIPVNSKFIEWNAAMKLPEALSGLEMWMREKEDQLSVMTEFLTGYTQFSQLLIALFVVTLLPALGEEVLFRGIIQTKLSQHWGKIHLAIWVSAAIFSAIHFQFYGFIPRMMLGALFGYLYYWTGNLWVSVLAHFVNNGFVLVMMYLHNIGVVKTNIEETKTLPGILIISSLFLTIGILRSIWQAGSTRKVQVRTEH; this comes from the coding sequence ATGCAAAATAGTAACCCGAATCTGGTGGATTCCCGAGTACCTGGCACATGGGGCAGCTTATTAGTATTGATTGGCTTTGTGCTCATTGGAATGGCTGTGGGTAATATTTTGGCTGTAATGATCCTCGCGATTTTTACTTCCTCCGACGCCGACAGTGTTTCAGGTATGCTAAACCTGCTCATTTCTGACCCAGACAAAGTGCCGAACGGCTGGTACGCACTGATGATCCTCCAAGGGACTGTCCATTTCTTCTCGTACCTGTTACCTTCGCTTCTATACTGGTTTTACATCGAAAGAAGCAACATAAGTCATTTTAGTTCGGACCAAAAGCAGCCGCTGAGAGTGTGGATTGAAGCTATTTTTCTGGTTCTGATATTTATCCCGGTCAATAGTAAATTCATTGAATGGAATGCCGCAATGAAACTGCCTGAGGCGTTGTCGGGACTTGAAATGTGGATGCGGGAGAAAGAGGACCAGCTGTCGGTTATGACCGAGTTTCTGACTGGCTATACACAGTTTTCACAACTACTGATTGCGTTATTTGTGGTTACATTGCTGCCTGCATTGGGTGAAGAGGTTCTTTTCAGAGGGATCATTCAAACCAAATTATCGCAGCATTGGGGCAAGATACATCTGGCGATCTGGGTATCGGCCGCTATTTTTAGTGCGATACATTTTCAATTCTACGGTTTTATTCCGAGAATGATGCTGGGTGCCTTGTTTGGGTACCTGTATTATTGGACAGGTAATTTGTGGGTTTCGGTGCTGGCACATTTTGTCAATAATGGATTTGTCCTCGTGATGATGTACCTCCACAACATTGGTGTCGTGAAAACCAACATTGAAGAAACGAAAACACTGCCGGGAATACTGATTATATCATCATTATTCCTTACAATTGGGATTTTGAGATCAATATGGCAGGCCGGCTCCACACGGAAAGTGCAAGTAAGGACGGAACATTAA
- a CDS encoding carboxypeptidase-like regulatory domain-containing protein — protein sequence MKRSFLIFFLALAGILGVRDLYAQGEQKAIIFSGVVVGGKTTERLPGATIFIVNAGRGTLAKGDGSFTIPVFPGDSIVFSYVGFKKQYHIVPRNYNADIYSAIVALREDVVTLSGVTIYPYSTEEEFKRAFLALKLPDQADRDALAKSTDPDYINRMAAQVPNNAQTNYRYSMDQLLFGRESAANKGFATTFPFLNPFAWAKFIKSVKNGDLKQKDWRKELNAAPRENITKQDFLAPVPVDNDTKKNGGN from the coding sequence ATGAAACGGAGTTTTTTAATTTTTTTCTTAGCACTTGCGGGAATATTGGGTGTCCGGGATTTATATGCTCAGGGTGAACAGAAGGCAATTATATTTTCCGGGGTTGTAGTCGGTGGGAAAACGACCGAGAGGCTCCCTGGTGCCACTATTTTCATTGTGAATGCAGGTAGGGGAACATTGGCGAAAGGCGATGGGTCATTTACGATCCCGGTATTTCCCGGCGATAGTATCGTGTTCAGCTACGTTGGGTTTAAAAAGCAATATCACATTGTGCCAAGAAACTACAATGCGGACATTTATTCTGCGATTGTGGCTTTGAGGGAGGATGTAGTAACTCTTTCCGGTGTTACCATTTATCCATATTCGACCGAGGAAGAGTTTAAGAGAGCATTCTTAGCTTTAAAATTGCCTGATCAGGCGGATCGTGACGCATTGGCAAAAAGTACCGATCCTGACTATATCAACAGAATGGCAGCGCAGGTGCCCAACAATGCACAGACGAATTACCGGTATTCCATGGACCAGCTACTTTTTGGCCGGGAGTCCGCGGCAAACAAAGGTTTTGCTACTACCTTTCCATTCCTGAACCCGTTTGCATGGGCTAAGTTTATCAAATCGGTGAAAAATGGTGATTTGAAACAAAAGGACTGGCGGAAAGAGCTGAATGCCGCTCCCCGGGAAAACATCACCAAGCAGGACTTCTTAGCACCTGTGCCGGTGGATAACGATACCAAGAAAAACGGCGGTAACTAA
- a CDS encoding acetyl-CoA carboxylase biotin carboxyl carrier protein subunit — MLKIAVADSADSVETSGAKDTFDIHQKKEEWFIGEDLFDGDVVAIGQNRFHIIWKNKSYNVEVIDQNTAEKTAHLLINGQHYHTKSKDRLDLLLEGMGLHNSATHKLNNIKAPMPGLIQSVAVSEGDMINKGDTLLVLVAMKMENVIKSSGSGVVKSLKVSSGEIVEKNQVLLEFQ; from the coding sequence ATGCTAAAAATAGCTGTTGCAGATTCTGCCGATTCTGTTGAAACTTCGGGAGCCAAAGACACTTTTGATATTCATCAGAAAAAAGAAGAATGGTTCATTGGCGAGGATCTGTTTGACGGCGATGTGGTAGCCATTGGTCAAAACCGGTTTCACATTATCTGGAAAAACAAATCCTATAATGTAGAAGTTATCGATCAGAATACCGCTGAAAAAACGGCCCACTTGCTCATTAATGGACAGCATTACCATACCAAATCGAAGGATCGCCTTGATCTTTTGCTGGAAGGAATGGGGCTACATAATAGTGCAACCCACAAGCTGAACAACATTAAAGCACCTATGCCGGGATTGATCCAGTCGGTAGCCGTTTCGGAAGGCGACATGATCAATAAAGGGGATACATTACTTGTGCTCGTGGCCATGAAAATGGAAAACGTGATCAAGTCGTCGGGAAGCGGTGTTGTGAAATCATTAAAGGTATCATCCGGTGAAATTGTTGAAAAAAATCAGGTATTGCTGGAGTTTCAATAA
- the frr gene encoding ribosome recycling factor: protein MEEIELYLEDAKDTMEGAIKHLIIELGKIRAGKASPQMLEGLQIDYYGSMTPLQNVATINTPDARTIAVKPFERKIINDIEKAIRNGNLGFSPSNDGEMIRISVPPLNEERRKELAKRAKNEIETAKINIRNIRQDANNSLRKLTKEGVAEDLVKISEDRVQKLTDGFISKVEQIYSAKEKEIMEV, encoded by the coding sequence ATGGAAGAAATAGAATTATATCTGGAAGACGCCAAAGACACCATGGAAGGCGCAATCAAACACCTTATCATTGAATTAGGTAAAATCCGCGCCGGAAAAGCATCGCCGCAGATGCTGGAAGGTCTTCAGATCGATTACTACGGATCAATGACCCCTTTGCAAAATGTGGCTACAATTAACACGCCCGATGCAAGGACCATTGCTGTCAAACCCTTTGAAAGAAAAATAATCAATGATATTGAAAAGGCGATCCGTAACGGCAATCTGGGCTTTTCGCCATCGAATGACGGTGAAATGATCCGGATATCGGTTCCGCCACTGAATGAAGAACGCAGGAAAGAGCTGGCTAAACGTGCTAAAAACGAAATCGAAACGGCGAAGATCAACATTCGCAACATTCGTCAGGATGCGAACAATTCGCTCCGTAAACTGACCAAGGAAGGTGTTGCAGAGGATTTGGTAAAAATAAGCGAAGATCGTGTTCAAAAATTGACCGACGGCTTTATTTCGAAAGTAGAACAAATATATTCTGCCAAAGAAAAAGAGATTATGGAAGTTTAG
- a CDS encoding UDP-2,3-diacylglucosamine diphosphatase has product MNPQFEQKSINLRPGRRVYFSSDYHLGVPSLPKSREREKLIVRWLESIQHDAQTIFLVGDIFDFWFEYKKAVPRGFVRLLGKLAELSDKGIELIIFTGNHDMWMSGYLTDEIGAAIYRNPVNFTFNTNGGSKTILIGHGDGLGPGDNTYKFLKKVFENKFFQTIFRIVHPDVGMWIAMEWSKRSRIANVNKGEERFLGEDNEWLFQYCREIEAQQHHDYYIFGHRHLVLNMEVNANSRYINLGEWVSQQHYAVFDGETVQLLKFAAIQEDQQNG; this is encoded by the coding sequence ATGAATCCCCAATTCGAGCAAAAATCCATTAACCTGCGGCCTGGAAGGCGTGTATATTTTTCATCTGATTACCACCTCGGCGTGCCTTCCCTGCCCAAGAGCCGGGAACGGGAAAAGTTGATCGTGCGCTGGCTGGAATCCATTCAGCACGACGCCCAAACCATTTTCCTGGTCGGCGATATTTTTGATTTCTGGTTTGAATACAAGAAGGCTGTACCCCGCGGTTTCGTACGGCTGTTGGGAAAACTGGCGGAACTATCGGACAAAGGAATTGAACTGATCATTTTCACAGGAAATCACGACATGTGGATGTCCGGCTACCTGACTGACGAAATTGGGGCGGCTATTTACCGAAATCCGGTGAATTTTACATTCAATACTAATGGGGGATCAAAAACAATTCTGATCGGTCACGGCGACGGCCTTGGTCCAGGCGACAATACTTACAAGTTTCTGAAAAAAGTCTTTGAAAATAAATTTTTCCAAACCATTTTCCGGATTGTCCACCCCGATGTGGGCATGTGGATCGCAATGGAATGGTCGAAAAGAAGCAGGATTGCTAATGTCAATAAAGGCGAAGAGCGTTTTCTGGGAGAAGATAATGAATGGCTATTCCAGTATTGCCGCGAAATTGAGGCGCAGCAGCATCACGATTATTACATCTTTGGACACCGGCACCTGGTGCTGAATATGGAAGTCAACGCCAATTCCAGGTACATTAACCTCGGAGAATGGGTAAGTCAGCAGCATTATGCTGTGTTTGACGGAGAAACAGTACAATTATTGAAATTTGCCGCTATACAAGAGGATCAGCAAAACGGTTAG
- a CDS encoding putative signal transducing protein, producing MDENWAKAYQSGQMIRAEIAREILEQNGIAAVIVNKQDSSYPIFGMCEVHVPASDLSQAQTILTNEEALKQSE from the coding sequence ATGGACGAGAATTGGGCCAAAGCGTATCAGAGCGGGCAAATGATCCGCGCCGAAATAGCGCGGGAAATATTGGAACAAAACGGAATTGCAGCTGTAATTGTGAATAAACAGGACAGCAGCTACCCGATTTTTGGAATGTGTGAAGTCCATGTGCCCGCAAGCGACCTGTCTCAGGCCCAAACAATACTAACTAATGAAGAAGCGCTTAAACAATCTGAATAA
- the dusB gene encoding tRNA dihydrouridine synthase DusB codes for MVKIGNIELGDFPLLLAPMEDVSDPPFRAVCKENGADLMYTEFVSSEGLIRDAAKSVQKLDIFEYERPVGIQLFGSDVETMGSCAEIASRVNPDLIDINYGCPVKNVACRGAGAALLQDVPKMVRMTEAVIKSTHLPVTVKTRLGWDESTKNVQEVAERLQDIGIKALSVHGRTRVQMYKGDADWSLIAKIKENPRITIPIFGNGDVDTPEKALEYKNRFGVDGIMIGRATIGNPWIFNEIKHFMKTGERLAPPTMEQRVDVCRRHLEFSIRWKGPVAGVFEMRRHYTNYFKGLDHFKPYRMRLVEAMTFEDLNFILKEITNDYSEAVC; via the coding sequence ATGGTTAAGATTGGAAATATAGAACTGGGAGATTTTCCGTTGCTGCTGGCACCAATGGAAGACGTGAGCGATCCGCCTTTCCGCGCTGTTTGTAAAGAAAACGGTGCAGACCTGATGTATACCGAATTTGTTTCTTCCGAAGGATTGATCCGGGACGCAGCGAAAAGCGTCCAAAAACTGGATATTTTTGAATATGAAAGACCTGTCGGGATACAGCTCTTTGGAAGCGACGTGGAGACGATGGGTTCCTGCGCGGAGATCGCGTCACGCGTTAATCCCGACCTTATAGATATCAATTATGGCTGTCCTGTGAAAAATGTAGCTTGCCGTGGTGCAGGTGCCGCATTGTTGCAGGATGTCCCCAAAATGGTAAGGATGACGGAGGCGGTTATCAAATCCACCCACTTGCCGGTGACCGTTAAGACACGTCTTGGCTGGGACGAGAGTACTAAAAACGTACAGGAAGTTGCGGAACGGTTGCAGGACATTGGCATTAAGGCGCTTTCTGTTCATGGCCGTACTCGTGTTCAGATGTACAAAGGTGATGCAGACTGGTCCCTGATCGCCAAAATCAAAGAAAATCCCAGGATCACCATTCCTATTTTTGGCAATGGCGATGTGGACACACCGGAAAAAGCATTGGAATACAAAAACAGGTTTGGCGTGGACGGCATCATGATCGGCCGCGCCACGATCGGTAATCCGTGGATATTCAATGAGATCAAGCATTTTATGAAAACCGGCGAAAGGCTCGCGCCTCCTACCATGGAGCAGCGCGTGGATGTTTGCAGGAGGCACCTTGAATTCTCGATCCGCTGGAAAGGGCCGGTTGCCGGTGTTTTTGAAATGCGCAGACATTATACCAATTATTTCAAGGGGTTAGACCATTTCAAACCATACAGAATGCGATTGGTGGAAGCCATGACATTTGAGGATTTGAATTTTATTCTTAAAGAAATCACCAACGATTATAGTGAAGCTGTATGCTAA
- a CDS encoding OmpA family protein, which yields MKNLQKKVCITFLLTTFSVITFAQIRINDPGRVVERQAEYRANRKVDQAVDKGFDSLEQGIGNLFKKKEKKDEANNGTATKEPGKTGSENDQAASSGNETVAAKPEKATLKSYSKFDFIPGEKIVAVEDFSQDAVGDFPAKWNTNSAGEVVSIEGTEGKWLMLGPEGVFYPEFVSGLPENFTLEFNLATTSEFSFYTGFLRTIIAEVANASKDFTKWKWYDGDKANGMEIGLHPYNAGGTEGMSFFNVFTDEPGASLMKNDKSFPAFHTPEHNVVKVSIWRQKARFRLYVDDFKVWDLPRAFNTERKYNFIGFSTHGYEGSDRYFISNLRLAVGAPDTRSKLITEGKFSTTGILFDVNSATIKPESFGVLKEIANVLTENAGIKVKIIGHTDSDGEDAGNLSLSKKRSEAVKAALARDFGIESARLETDGKGESEPASANTTAEGKANNRRVEFVKM from the coding sequence ATGAAAAATTTACAGAAAAAAGTATGCATTACATTTTTATTGACGACTTTTTCAGTCATTACATTTGCCCAGATTCGTATCAATGATCCGGGTAGGGTAGTGGAAAGGCAGGCAGAGTACAGGGCCAACAGAAAGGTGGATCAGGCGGTTGACAAAGGCTTTGATTCTCTTGAACAGGGGATTGGTAATCTTTTCAAAAAGAAAGAAAAAAAGGACGAAGCAAATAACGGTACAGCTACAAAGGAACCGGGTAAAACAGGGTCGGAGAATGACCAGGCAGCGTCGTCGGGAAATGAGACGGTTGCAGCCAAACCAGAAAAAGCGACGTTGAAATCTTACAGCAAATTCGATTTTATACCCGGGGAAAAGATCGTGGCGGTCGAAGATTTTTCACAAGATGCTGTGGGAGACTTTCCGGCGAAATGGAATACCAATTCGGCTGGCGAGGTGGTGAGTATCGAAGGAACGGAAGGGAAATGGTTGATGCTGGGCCCCGAAGGCGTGTTTTATCCGGAGTTTGTAAGTGGTTTGCCGGAGAATTTTACATTAGAATTCAATTTAGCAACTACTTCTGAATTCAGTTTTTACACGGGATTTCTGAGAACCATCATTGCCGAAGTTGCGAATGCTTCCAAAGATTTCACAAAATGGAAATGGTACGACGGTGATAAGGCCAATGGAATGGAGATCGGTCTTCATCCCTATAATGCAGGCGGAACAGAAGGAATGTCGTTTTTTAATGTTTTTACAGACGAACCAGGTGCGTCGCTGATGAAAAATGACAAGAGCTTTCCTGCATTTCACACACCCGAACATAATGTAGTAAAAGTGTCCATTTGGAGGCAGAAAGCACGATTCAGGTTGTATGTGGACGATTTCAAGGTCTGGGATTTGCCCCGGGCGTTTAATACGGAGAGAAAGTATAACTTCATTGGCTTTTCAACTCACGGTTACGAGGGCTCAGACCGTTACTTTATCAGTAATTTGAGACTGGCTGTAGGTGCACCCGATACCCGTAGCAAATTGATCACCGAAGGGAAGTTTTCGACAACGGGTATTTTGTTTGATGTCAATTCAGCCACAATCAAACCCGAGTCTTTTGGTGTGCTGAAAGAAATAGCGAATGTACTCACTGAAAATGCAGGTATTAAGGTCAAAATCATTGGTCATACTGATTCTGACGGTGAGGATGCAGGCAATTTATCTTTATCCAAAAAGCGTTCAGAGGCGGTTAAAGCAGCATTGGCGAGAGATTTTGGAATAGAAAGTGCCAGATTGGAAACAGACGGAAAGGGTGAAAGCGAGCCCGCGTCGGCGAATACAACGGCAGAAGGAAAGGCAAATAACAGACGTGTTGAATTTGTTAAAATGTAA
- the pyrH gene encoding UMP kinase, producing MPEPKYKRLLLKLSGEALNGGDKGQVIDFNILDNYAREIKRISDVGVQIAIVIGGGNIFRGASVEKSGIDRVQGDHMGMLATVINGMAIQSSLEKHGMNTRLMSAIKMEQVCEPLIRRRAIRHLEKGRVVIFGAGTGNPYFTTDTTAGLRAIESESEVVLKGTRVDGVYTADPEKDPLAVKYSQLTFDEALSKNLKIMDLTAFTLCKENNVPIIVFDMNKAGNLYDLVMGEEVGTLISN from the coding sequence ATGCCGGAACCAAAATATAAACGTTTACTACTTAAACTGAGCGGAGAAGCGCTTAACGGAGGCGACAAAGGTCAGGTTATTGACTTTAACATCCTTGATAATTACGCCAGAGAAATCAAAAGAATTTCGGATGTAGGCGTTCAGATTGCAATAGTTATTGGAGGAGGAAATATTTTCAGAGGCGCATCAGTTGAAAAATCCGGTATCGATCGCGTTCAAGGCGACCATATGGGAATGCTTGCTACTGTAATCAACGGTATGGCGATCCAGAGCTCCCTCGAAAAACACGGAATGAACACCCGATTGATGTCTGCCATTAAAATGGAGCAGGTTTGCGAACCATTGATCCGTCGCAGGGCAATCCGTCATCTTGAAAAAGGACGTGTGGTTATTTTCGGTGCGGGAACTGGTAACCCTTATTTTACAACAGATACTACTGCCGGATTACGGGCGATTGAATCAGAATCCGAGGTGGTTTTAAAAGGTACACGTGTCGACGGAGTTTATACGGCCGACCCTGAAAAAGACCCGCTGGCAGTAAAATATTCTCAACTTACATTTGATGAAGCATTGTCCAAGAACCTTAAAATCATGGACCTTACCGCATTCACACTTTGCAAGGAAAATAATGTCCCGATTATCGTTTTCGATATGAATAAGGCGGGCAACCTTTATGATCTCGTAATGGGAGAAGAAGTGGGAACGCTGATATCGAATTAG
- a CDS encoding UDP-glucuronic acid decarboxylase family protein, with protein MKRVLITGAAGFLGSHLCERFLKEGMYVIGMDNLITGDMRNIEHLMPNPNFEFNHHDVTKFVHVPGELDYIMHFASPASPIDYLKIPIQTLKVGAMGTHNLLGLARVKNARFIIASTSEVYGDPLVHPQTEDYWGHVNPIGPRGCYDEAKRYQEAITMAYHRYHNLETRIVRIFNTYGPRMRLNDGRVLPAFIGQALRGEDITVFGDGSQTRAFCYVDDLVEGIYRLLMSDYELPVNIGNPSEITIGEFAEEIIKLTGTDQKVIYKPLPQDDPKQRQPDITKAKEILGWEPKVSRQEGLKITYDYFRSLPTERLYEESNHRGFEGFSDNK; from the coding sequence ATGAAACGTGTACTAATTACCGGAGCAGCGGGGTTCTTAGGTTCGCACCTTTGCGAACGGTTTTTAAAAGAAGGCATGTATGTGATCGGGATGGATAACCTGATTACTGGCGACATGCGCAATATTGAGCACCTGATGCCCAATCCGAACTTTGAGTTCAATCATCATGATGTTACCAAATTTGTGCATGTGCCCGGCGAGCTTGATTATATCATGCATTTTGCCTCACCAGCCAGCCCGATCGATTATCTGAAAATTCCAATTCAGACGCTCAAAGTAGGTGCCATGGGAACACACAACCTGCTTGGTCTTGCACGCGTAAAAAATGCACGTTTCATCATCGCTTCCACTTCGGAAGTTTATGGTGACCCGCTCGTTCATCCGCAAACGGAAGACTATTGGGGACACGTGAACCCGATCGGACCGAGAGGTTGCTACGATGAAGCGAAACGTTACCAGGAAGCGATCACAATGGCATATCATCGCTACCATAACCTGGAAACAAGAATAGTAAGGATCTTTAACACCTACGGACCGAGAATGCGCCTCAATGACGGACGTGTACTCCCTGCATTCATCGGACAGGCATTGCGCGGTGAAGATATTACCGTTTTCGGTGATGGATCGCAGACGCGTGCATTCTGCTATGTGGACGATCTGGTAGAAGGTATTTACCGCCTTTTGATGAGCGATTACGAATTGCCTGTCAACATTGGTAATCCTTCTGAAATTACAATCGGAGAGTTTGCTGAAGAAATTATCAAACTGACGGGAACAGATCAGAAGGTTATTTACAAGCCTCTTCCGCAGGATGATCCGAAACAACGCCAGCCTGACATTACAAAAGCCAAGGAAATCCTGGGCTGGGAACCAAAGGTTTCACGTCAGGAAGGCTTAAAAATCACTTATGACTACTTCCGTAGCTTGCCTACCGAAAGGCTGTATGAAGAGTCTAATCACAGAGGTTTTGAAGGATTCAGTGATAACAAGTAA
- a CDS encoding DUF4494 domain-containing protein yields MASWYLGKIRYQKEDEAGSLKTINEVYLVDAVSYTESEARLYKQIVTGASDFSVSSITKFRLADLFAYEEGEQWFKAKVIYFSVDEKSGKEKKIVNYMLVNAEGIQQALDRINESMRNFLIPYETTDITLTPILDVFPYTAEEEEPAIPANMRPLSEVMTERSEAESA; encoded by the coding sequence ATGGCGAGCTGGTATTTAGGAAAAATTCGGTATCAAAAGGAGGATGAAGCAGGAAGCCTGAAAACAATCAATGAAGTGTATCTCGTGGACGCAGTTTCATACACTGAATCCGAGGCAAGATTATACAAACAGATCGTGACCGGCGCCAGCGATTTCAGCGTGAGCAGTATCACAAAGTTTCGCCTGGCGGACCTGTTCGCGTATGAAGAGGGAGAGCAATGGTTTAAAGCGAAGGTGATCTATTTTTCAGTAGACGAAAAAAGTGGAAAAGAGAAGAAGATCGTGAATTACATGCTGGTAAATGCCGAGGGTATCCAACAGGCGCTGGACCGGATCAATGAGAGCATGCGCAATTTCCTGATCCCTTACGAAACCACTGATATTACACTTACACCTATCCTGGATGTGTTCCCATATACAGCCGAGGAGGAAGAACCAGCCATACCGGCAAACATGCGACCATTGTCGGAAGTAATGACCGAACGTTCAGAAGCTGAAAGTGCTTAA